Proteins found in one Ptychodera flava strain L36383 chromosome 16, AS_Pfla_20210202, whole genome shotgun sequence genomic segment:
- the LOC139114157 gene encoding E3 ubiquitin-protein ligase TRIM71-like, with protein MTIAEYNEKMSTQHFRMTQPRFCANHRSTKLEFYCDTCQVPICNQCTVVDHQPPNHEMLLLESALEKYMPDMKAYSLKIAQKVSDLKLTKDRACCIRQDLDVNRSTAEQQINTLCEKLIDEIKKQQMKMLGQVDDIYIPKCKQSDANIELLEHKIASAESMLSYLNHLLTFGGAVDIMTAQKQMKDQQQHYDDLTNVPCGDADSDLVFTENPDCLQIDLGVVKGNRLTKEGKPITSEVERKDGDRMDTITHYQLQVQREERSMTKQTGNSGLEVIGGRELGVVGKKQTQPSERLVVRTKHHQLTKEVQLTKIETKATKTKQSNQPCVIGDSSRGWSKSTLEGQGPSPGQKFNNPCGLTFHNDQLLVCDKGNNVVQILNQDYTCEKVLGSFSDQLAKPFEPQSVAVSHDNHYYMLDDGNLQIIVCDKTDKVIRIITLPSDTNPWCIALLKGFVLVTDVKRHRLLKYTQIGQYVAEVGNRGDDHIQFNCPYFVAVNSRDVIMVSDCDNHCIK; from the exons ATGACAATTGCAGAATACAATGAGAAGATGTCAACACAGCACTTCAGAATGACTCAGCCAAGATTCTGTGCTAATCACCGTAGTACTAAATTAGAATTCTACTGTGATACTTGTCAAGTTCCAATATGCAATCAGTGTACTGTTGTTGACCATCAACCACCAAATCATGAGATGTTGTTACTAGAGTCGGCACTGGAGAAGTATATGCCAGATATGAAAGCATACTCActgaaaattgctcagaaagttagtgatttaaaattaacaaaggACAGAGCATGTTGTATTCGCCAAGACCTGGATGTCAACAGGTCTACAGCTGAACAACAAATTAATACgctttgtgaaaaattaattgatgaaattaaaaaacagCAAATGAAAATGCTGGGTCAAGTTGATGATATCTACATACCAAAGTGTAAACAAAGTGATGCCAATATAGAACTTCTGGAACATAAAATTGCCAGTGCAGAAAGTATGCTTTCATATCTGAACCATCTCCTGACTTTTGGTGGAGCTGTGGACATCATGACGGCACAAAAACAGATGAAAGATCAACAGCAGCACTATGATGATCTGACCAATGTACCTTGTGGTGACGCTGACAGTGACCTGGTTTTCACAGAAAATCCTGACTGTTTACAGATTGATCTTGGTGTTGTCAAAGGAAATCGTCTCACAAAAGAAG GTAAACCAATAACATCTGAAGTAGAAAGGAAAGATGGAGATAGAATGGACACCATCACTCACTACCAACTCCAGGTGCAGAGAGAAGAGCGAAGTATGACTAAACAAACTGGTAACTCTGGACTTGAAGTGATTGGAGGGCGAGAACTTGGTGTTGTTGGAAAGAAACAGACACAGCCTTCTGAACGACTTGTGGTACGAACCAAGCATCATCAGCTGACAAAAGAAGTCCAGCTTACAAAGATAGAAACGAAGGCCACTAAAACAAAGCAGTCAAATCAGCCATGTGTGATTGGCGATTCATCAC GTGGCTGGTCAAAATCCACACTGGAGGGTCAAGGTCCTAGTCCAGGACAGAAGTTCAATAATCCATGTGGTTTAACATTTCACAATGACCAACTTCTGGTATGTGACAAAGGCAACAACGTTGTTCAGATACTGAACCAAGACTACACATGTGAAAAGGTGCTTGGAAGTTTCAGCGATCAGTTGGCCAAACCATTCGAGCCACAGTCTGTAGCAGTCTCACACGACAACCACTACTACATGCTTGATGACGgcaatttacaaattattgtttGTGATAAAACTGATAAAGTTATAAGAATAATTACTTTACCTAGTGACACAAATCCCTGGTGTATAGCACTCTTGAAAGGATTTGTTTTGGTCACTGATGTCAAACGTCATAGGTTACTCAAGTACACCCAGATTGGTCAGTATGTTGCAGAGGTTGGTAATCGAGGTGATGATCATATTCAATTCAACTGCCCCTACTTTGTTGCTGTCAACAGTAGGGATGTCATCATGGTGTCTGACTGTGACAATCACTGCATCAAGTAA